Part of the uncultured Cohaesibacter sp. genome is shown below.
GACCCGATCTTCCAGCTTTCTTCCCTGCCGTTCCTCGCACCGACCACAAAAGACGTTCACAAGCTCTATGAGCTTGCGCGTCCCGACTATGACAAGGTTTTCGCTGACAACAACCAGATGCTTCTGCTGGCCGCACCGTGGCCTTCCTCCGGTCTCTGGGGCAACAAGGCCTTTGAAAAGGCCGCCGATCTGGCTCAGGTCAAGGTTCGCACCTACGACGTGGGTTCAACGGAAGTCATGAAGAATGCTGGCGCCTTCCCGATTCAGATTTCCTGGTCCGACGTTCCGGCCCAGTTGTCGACCAACGCCATTGATGCCGTGCTCACCTCGGCAAACGGCGGCATCGGCATCCAGATGTGGGAACTGCAATCCCACTTCACCAACGTGAACTATGCCGCTTCCCTGCAAGGCGTGCATGTCAACCTGGATGCCTTTAACGATCTGACACCGGATGAACAGAGCGCCGTGAAGGACGCTGCCAGGGAAGCCGAAGACTACGGCTGGTCGTTGCTTGAGCAGAGCATGGCGAAAGACTTTGCCACCCTGCGCGAGCATGGCGTGACCGTGACGGAAACCGTACCGGCTGATTTCTCTGCCTTCCTCACCGCTG
Proteins encoded:
- a CDS encoding TRAP transporter substrate-binding protein: MFRNLLLSTFSFFALASADAMATSWDLASEYPATSLHGQVADKFAAAVADKTGGSLEITVHHGGALGYKSLDHFDAVGDGALQAASSAFVFWPGIDPIFQLSSLPFLAPTTKDVHKLYELARPDYDKVFADNNQMLLLAAPWPSSGLWGNKAFEKAADLAQVKVRTYDVGSTEVMKNAGAFPIQISWSDVPAQLSTNAIDAVLTSANGGIGIQMWELQSHFTNVNYAASLQGVHVNLDAFNDLTPDEQSAVKDAAREAEDYGWSLLEQSMAKDFATLREHGVTVTETVPADFSAFLTAAAKPFIDKWIDATGDRATRIMDAYNGK